From the bacterium genome, the window CGACGAGCGCCGCGTACACGTAGCGAAGCGCCTCCTCCACGTCCCGCATCTGGCGGGATCCAACCTGGAACACCCCTGTCTTCTCGCGCTCCCCCATGCACGCCCCTCCGCCTACCGGACCTTGCCGGACCGGACACCGACATGAATCGCCGTCACGCCCGTCAGCAGGTTATAGTAGCGCACCTGCTCAAACCCCGCGCGGGCCATCATGGCGGCGAATGCCTCCTGGTCGGGCCACGTCCGGACGGAGGTCGGCAGGTAAAGATACGCATCGTCGTGCCGCGACGCTATGCGCCCCACCCAGGGCACCACGGTGAACGAGTACCAACCGTACAACCGCCGAAACACGGTGTTCCGAGGGGTGCTGAATTCCAGGATGGCGAGGCGCCCGCCGGGGCGCAGCACGCGGTACAGCTCGCGGAGCGCCATCTCAGGATGCACTGTGTTTCGGATCCCGAATCCAACGGTGGCCCCATCGAATGTGCGATCCGAAAGCCCGAGCGCCTCGGCGTCGCCCAGGGCAAACTCCACTCGACTCCCGAGCGTTGCTGTCCCCGCCTTCCGTCGCGCCACGGCCAGCATCTCTTTACTGATGTCTACCCCAAGCACGCATCCGTGAGGACCGACGTGCTGGGCCAGGAGAAATGCCAGATCGCCGGTCCCACAACACACGTCGAGCGCACGACCGCCGGGGGACAACTGCACCATGGAGGCTGTCGCCCGCTTCCACCGGAGGTGGAGACCTCCGCTAATCAGCGTATTAATCAGATCGTAGCGAGGCGCAATCGCGCCGAACATCCGGCGGACGTATCTGGCCTTCTCCCGCTCAGAGCCCTGACCGCGGCCGATGCGCTCCCCGGCCGGCCCGTCCCCGAACCGGGGCTCTGGACCGCCAATCGCCCCGCTAGTCATCAAACGCACCGGAGACTCTTATCATACATTTCATGCATCTAAGGCATGACCCTCCGGTGCGCCCAGGGAAACACGAAGAACGCCACATGAAGTCAAGGAAGGTAGGGTTCGCGCACCTAGGGAACCATTCCTTGTCATATGGATGACGGACGGCTGTTCTGGAAGGGCTGGACAAAAGGGGGCTACAGTATGGTGATTCGTGGGCGCCTGGGAGCGCTTGGGCTCGCGCTCTTCGTGGCGGTCGCCCTGGTGCCGGTTCGTGCGGGCGCGCAGGCAGGGGTCTCGCTGCGGTACTACTATCCCGTCGGTGCCGCAGGACCGCTTAACCAGCTGATGACCGCAATGGTCAACGACTTCAACGGGACGCATCCGGGAATTCGGGTGGAGCCCGTCTTTGCAGGCAACTATGTCGAGACGATGGCCAAAGCGATGACCGCTGTCCAGGGAGGAGCCCCGCCGGACGTGGCTGTGCTGGACACACCGGAGCTGTTCTCGCTCCTTGACCGGAACGGCATCATACCACTTGACGATCTTATCGCCCAGAGCGGAGGCAAAGCATGGATCGACGACTTCTACGGCGCACTCCTCCTCAACGCGCGGGCGAACGGGCACACCTACAGCATCCCCTGGCAGCGAAGCACGCCGATCTTCTACTACAATAAGGAGATGTTCCGCAAGGCGGGACTGGACCCCGAGCATGCCCCGAAGAACTGGACGGAGCTCGTCCAGTACGCCCAGAAGCTGACGATCCGCGACTCGAGCGGCACCGTGACCCAGTGGGGC encodes:
- the ubiE gene encoding bifunctional demethylmenaquinone methyltransferase/2-methoxy-6-polyprenyl-1,4-benzoquinol methylase UbiE — encoded protein: MTSGAIGGPEPRFGDGPAGERIGRGQGSEREKARYVRRMFGAIAPRYDLINTLISGGLHLRWKRATASMVQLSPGGRALDVCCGTGDLAFLLAQHVGPHGCVLGVDISKEMLAVARRKAGTATLGSRVEFALGDAEALGLSDRTFDGATVGFGIRNTVHPEMALRELYRVLRPGGRLAILEFSTPRNTVFRRLYGWYSFTVVPWVGRIASRHDDAYLYLPTSVRTWPDQEAFAAMMARAGFEQVRYYNLLTGVTAIHVGVRSGKVR